The following proteins come from a genomic window of Lolium rigidum isolate FL_2022 chromosome 5, APGP_CSIRO_Lrig_0.1, whole genome shotgun sequence:
- the LOC124653528 gene encoding pre-rRNA 2'-O-ribose RNA methyltransferase FTSJ3-like isoform X3 — protein MGDAKQKKKLRPRDKFYHMAKEQGYRSRAAMKLLQLDRSFSFLPTARAVLDLGAAPGGWVQVAVRSAAIGAVVVGVDLKPIWPIRGARLLREDITATARCSAAVRKFMDSKGVTAFDVVLHDGDGKNKKRKRGGEEATTTRQSALVIDAVRLATMFLAPKGTFITKFIGPHDFAPVMFCLQQLFEKVQVAKLEASRSMLPEHYFVCLEYKSPAKIQPELFDLKHLLNASLKNKPRDEVRSSMETKSRGITMHGSFPSWKAWNAGRASDFIWSEAQTMQELLVSFMGVSFEDPESLPIKNHELTTEEIQMFCENLDILDEKTLNHIWEWRMRIRKALSSCSTVIPKPDVTAVDAKVKDDGQPVDKTEEFTSIIDTKTREKSESSCRAKDEAHKTPGMQIDATEDAYCGADLASLSFIKIRASRKIVFC, from the exons ATGGGCGACGCGAAACAGAAGAAAAAGCTGCGGCCCAGGGACAAGTTCTACCACATGGCCAAGGAGCAAGGTTACCGGAGTCGCGCGGCCATGAAGCTGCTCCAGCTCGACAGAAGCTTCAGCTTCCTCCCGACGGCGCGCGCCGTGCTCGACCTTGGGGCCGCGCCGGGAGGGTGGGTCCAGGTGGCCGTGAGAAGCGCTGCCATTGGggccgtcgtcgtcggcgtcgaccTGAAGCCCATCTGGCCCATCCGCGGCGCGCGCCTCCTCAGGGAGgacatcaccgccaccgccaggtgcagcgctgcCGTGCGCAAGTTCATGGACTCCAAGGGCGTCACCGCGTTCGACGTCGTTCTCCACGACGGAGATGGAAAGAATAAAAAGAGAAAGCGCGGTGGTGAGGAGGCCACCACCACCAGGCAGTCAGCGCTCGTCATCGACGCCGTACGCCTAGCAACCATGTTCCTCGCTcccaaaggcaccttcatcaccaAG TTCATTGGGCCTCATGATTTCGCACCAGTCATGTTCTGTCTCCAACAG CTGTTTGAGAAGGTCCAGGTGGCTAAACTTGAGGCAAGTCGGTCCATGTTGCCTGAACATTATTTTGTCTGTCTGGAATATAAATCCCCCGCAAAGATTCAACCAGAACTTTTTGATCTAAAGCACTTGTTAAATGCGAGTCTAAAAAATAAG CCCAGGGATGAAGTTCGTAGTTCTATGGAGACCAAATCAAGGGG GATCACTATGCATGGAAGCTTTCCATCCTGGAAAGCTTGGAACGCTGGTCGAGCTTCAGATTTTATATGGTCTGAGGCCCAGACAATGCAAGAGTTACTTGTTTCTTTTATGGGAGTTTCATTTGAGGATCCAGAATCTCTGCCTATCAAGAATCATGAGCTTACAACTGAAGAG ATACAAATGTTCTGTGAAAATTTGGATATTCTGGATGAAAAAACCTTAAATCATATCTGGGA ATGGCGCATGCGCATAAGGAAAGCACTGTCTTCATGTTCAACAGTGATACCAAAGCCTGATGTTACTGCGGTGGATGCTAAGGTCAAAGATGATGGCCAACCTGTAGACAAAACGGAAGAATTTACGAGCATCATTGATACAAAGACGAGAGAGAAGAGTGAATCAAGCTGTCGTGCAAAG GATGAAGCACACAAGACACCAGGAATGCAAATCGACGCTACAGAAGATGCTTATTGCGGTGCTGACTTAGCTTCTCTTAGTTTTATCAAG ATTCGAGCATCCCGTAAGATAGTTTTCTGTTAA
- the LOC124653528 gene encoding pre-rRNA 2'-O-ribose RNA methyltransferase FTSJ3-like isoform X2, translated as MGDAKQKKKLRPRDKFYHMAKEQGYRSRAAMKLLQLDRSFSFLPTARAVLDLGAAPGGWVQVAVRSAAIGAVVVGVDLKPIWPIRGARLLREDITATARCSAAVRKFMDSKGVTAFDVVLHDGDGKNKKRKRGGEEATTTRQSALVIDAVRLATMFLAPKGTFITKFIGPHDFAPVMFCLQQLFEKVQVAKLEASRSMLPEHYFVCLEYKSPAKIQPELFDLKHLLNASLKNKPRDEVRSSMETKSRGITMHGSFPSWKAWNAGRASDFIWSEAQTMQELLVSFMGVSFEDPESLPIKNHELTTEEIQMFCENLDILDEKTLNHIWEWRMRIRKALSSCSTVIPKPDVTAVDAKVKDDGQPVDKTEEFTSIIDTKTREKSESSCRAKDEAHKTPGMQIDATEDAYCGADLASLSFIKHGKDLRAFDSAEQDMEYGIGDGGQEETQTHEGSNEEVDLDEEQHSRYEGMLDEAREGFMIKNNKVKRQRKHVNPINPYANADLLEPSEYVVAKKRVHVREPLVNPLMKDNNTGGVGGEEAKCRRGRAPPERGVFQEKLTRRLDPIMST; from the exons ATGGGCGACGCGAAACAGAAGAAAAAGCTGCGGCCCAGGGACAAGTTCTACCACATGGCCAAGGAGCAAGGTTACCGGAGTCGCGCGGCCATGAAGCTGCTCCAGCTCGACAGAAGCTTCAGCTTCCTCCCGACGGCGCGCGCCGTGCTCGACCTTGGGGCCGCGCCGGGAGGGTGGGTCCAGGTGGCCGTGAGAAGCGCTGCCATTGGggccgtcgtcgtcggcgtcgaccTGAAGCCCATCTGGCCCATCCGCGGCGCGCGCCTCCTCAGGGAGgacatcaccgccaccgccaggtgcagcgctgcCGTGCGCAAGTTCATGGACTCCAAGGGCGTCACCGCGTTCGACGTCGTTCTCCACGACGGAGATGGAAAGAATAAAAAGAGAAAGCGCGGTGGTGAGGAGGCCACCACCACCAGGCAGTCAGCGCTCGTCATCGACGCCGTACGCCTAGCAACCATGTTCCTCGCTcccaaaggcaccttcatcaccaAG TTCATTGGGCCTCATGATTTCGCACCAGTCATGTTCTGTCTCCAACAG CTGTTTGAGAAGGTCCAGGTGGCTAAACTTGAGGCAAGTCGGTCCATGTTGCCTGAACATTATTTTGTCTGTCTGGAATATAAATCCCCCGCAAAGATTCAACCAGAACTTTTTGATCTAAAGCACTTGTTAAATGCGAGTCTAAAAAATAAG CCCAGGGATGAAGTTCGTAGTTCTATGGAGACCAAATCAAGGGG GATCACTATGCATGGAAGCTTTCCATCCTGGAAAGCTTGGAACGCTGGTCGAGCTTCAGATTTTATATGGTCTGAGGCCCAGACAATGCAAGAGTTACTTGTTTCTTTTATGGGAGTTTCATTTGAGGATCCAGAATCTCTGCCTATCAAGAATCATGAGCTTACAACTGAAGAG ATACAAATGTTCTGTGAAAATTTGGATATTCTGGATGAAAAAACCTTAAATCATATCTGGGA ATGGCGCATGCGCATAAGGAAAGCACTGTCTTCATGTTCAACAGTGATACCAAAGCCTGATGTTACTGCGGTGGATGCTAAGGTCAAAGATGATGGCCAACCTGTAGACAAAACGGAAGAATTTACGAGCATCATTGATACAAAGACGAGAGAGAAGAGTGAATCAAGCTGTCGTGCAAAG GATGAAGCACACAAGACACCAGGAATGCAAATCGACGCTACAGAAGATGCTTATTGCGGTGCTGACTTAGCTTCTCTTAGTTTTATCAAG CATGGGAAGGACCTTCGAGCTTTTGATTCAGCAGAGCaagatatggaatatggtattGGAGACGGTGGGCAGGAGGAAACTCAAACTCACGAGGGCTCTAATGAGGAAGTGGATTTGGATGAAGAACAACATAG CAGGTACGAGGGGATGCTGGATGAAGCTCGTGAGGGTTTCATGATTAAAAACAACAAAGTAAAACGGCAACGCAAACATGTGAATCCAATCAATCCCTATGCTAATGCAGATTTGTTAGAG CCCAGTGAGTATGTCGTTGCCAAGAAGAGGGTCCATGTCAGGGAGCCATTGGTGAATCCACTGATGAAGGACAATAATACCGGTGGGGTTGGCGGAGAAGAGGCCAAATGCCGAAGGGGAAGGGCGCCGCCAGAAAGAGGTGTATTCCAAGAAAAGCTGACAAGAAGGCTGGATCCAATCATGTCGACATGA
- the LOC124653528 gene encoding pre-rRNA 2'-O-ribose RNA methyltransferase FTSJ3-like isoform X1, whose translation MGDAKQKKKLRPRDKFYHMAKEQGYRSRAAMKLLQLDRSFSFLPTARAVLDLGAAPGGWVQVAVRSAAIGAVVVGVDLKPIWPIRGARLLREDITATARCSAAVRKFMDSKGVTAFDVVLHDGDGKNKKRKRGGEEATTTRQSALVIDAVRLATMFLAPKGTFITKFIGPHDFAPVMFCLQQLFEKVQVAKLEASRSMLPEHYFVCLEYKSPAKIQPELFDLKHLLNASLKNKPRDEVRSSMETKSRGITMHGSFPSWKAWNAGRASDFIWSEAQTMQELLVSFMGVSFEDPESLPIKNHELTTEEIQMFCENLDILDEKTLNHIWEWRMRIRKALSSCSTVIPKPDVTAVDAKVKDDGQPVDKTEEFTSIIDTKTREKSESSCRAKDEAHKTPGMQIDATEDAYCGADLASLSFIKHGKDLRAFDSAEQDMEYGIGDGGQEETQTHEGSNEEVDLDEEQHRYEGMLDEAREGFMIKNNKVKRQRKHVNPINPYANADLLEKPSEYVVAKKRVHVREPLVNPLMKDNNTGGVGGEEAKCRRGRAPPERGVFQEKLTRRLDPIMST comes from the exons ATGGGCGACGCGAAACAGAAGAAAAAGCTGCGGCCCAGGGACAAGTTCTACCACATGGCCAAGGAGCAAGGTTACCGGAGTCGCGCGGCCATGAAGCTGCTCCAGCTCGACAGAAGCTTCAGCTTCCTCCCGACGGCGCGCGCCGTGCTCGACCTTGGGGCCGCGCCGGGAGGGTGGGTCCAGGTGGCCGTGAGAAGCGCTGCCATTGGggccgtcgtcgtcggcgtcgaccTGAAGCCCATCTGGCCCATCCGCGGCGCGCGCCTCCTCAGGGAGgacatcaccgccaccgccaggtgcagcgctgcCGTGCGCAAGTTCATGGACTCCAAGGGCGTCACCGCGTTCGACGTCGTTCTCCACGACGGAGATGGAAAGAATAAAAAGAGAAAGCGCGGTGGTGAGGAGGCCACCACCACCAGGCAGTCAGCGCTCGTCATCGACGCCGTACGCCTAGCAACCATGTTCCTCGCTcccaaaggcaccttcatcaccaAG TTCATTGGGCCTCATGATTTCGCACCAGTCATGTTCTGTCTCCAACAG CTGTTTGAGAAGGTCCAGGTGGCTAAACTTGAGGCAAGTCGGTCCATGTTGCCTGAACATTATTTTGTCTGTCTGGAATATAAATCCCCCGCAAAGATTCAACCAGAACTTTTTGATCTAAAGCACTTGTTAAATGCGAGTCTAAAAAATAAG CCCAGGGATGAAGTTCGTAGTTCTATGGAGACCAAATCAAGGGG GATCACTATGCATGGAAGCTTTCCATCCTGGAAAGCTTGGAACGCTGGTCGAGCTTCAGATTTTATATGGTCTGAGGCCCAGACAATGCAAGAGTTACTTGTTTCTTTTATGGGAGTTTCATTTGAGGATCCAGAATCTCTGCCTATCAAGAATCATGAGCTTACAACTGAAGAG ATACAAATGTTCTGTGAAAATTTGGATATTCTGGATGAAAAAACCTTAAATCATATCTGGGA ATGGCGCATGCGCATAAGGAAAGCACTGTCTTCATGTTCAACAGTGATACCAAAGCCTGATGTTACTGCGGTGGATGCTAAGGTCAAAGATGATGGCCAACCTGTAGACAAAACGGAAGAATTTACGAGCATCATTGATACAAAGACGAGAGAGAAGAGTGAATCAAGCTGTCGTGCAAAG GATGAAGCACACAAGACACCAGGAATGCAAATCGACGCTACAGAAGATGCTTATTGCGGTGCTGACTTAGCTTCTCTTAGTTTTATCAAG CATGGGAAGGACCTTCGAGCTTTTGATTCAGCAGAGCaagatatggaatatggtattGGAGACGGTGGGCAGGAGGAAACTCAAACTCACGAGGGCTCTAATGAGGAAGTGGATTTGGATGAAGAACAACATAG GTACGAGGGGATGCTGGATGAAGCTCGTGAGGGTTTCATGATTAAAAACAACAAAGTAAAACGGCAACGCAAACATGTGAATCCAATCAATCCCTATGCTAATGCAGATTTGTTAGAG AAGCCCAGTGAGTATGTCGTTGCCAAGAAGAGGGTCCATGTCAGGGAGCCATTGGTGAATCCACTGATGAAGGACAATAATACCGGTGGGGTTGGCGGAGAAGAGGCCAAATGCCGAAGGGGAAGGGCGCCGCCAGAAAGAGGTGTATTCCAAGAAAAGCTGACAAGAAGGCTGGATCCAATCATGTCGACATGA
- the LOC124653528 gene encoding pre-rRNA 2'-O-ribose RNA methyltransferase FTSJ3-like isoform X4 has translation MGDAKQKKKLRPRDKFYHMAKEQGYRSRAAMKLLQLDRSFSFLPTARAVLDLGAAPGGWVQVAVRSAAIGAVVVGVDLKPIWPIRGARLLREDITATARCSAAVRKFMDSKGVTAFDVVLHDGDGKNKKRKRGGEEATTTRQSALVIDAVRLATMFLAPKGTFITKFIGPHDFAPVMFCLQQLFEKVQVAKLEASRSMLPEHYFVCLEYKSPAKIQPELFDLKHLLNASLKNKPRDEVRSSMETKSRGITMHGSFPSWKAWNAGRASDFIWSEAQTMQELLVSFMGVSFEDPESLPIKNHELTTEEIQMFCENLDILDEKTLNHIWEWRMRIRKALSSCSTVIPKPDVTAVDAKVKDDGQPVDKTEEFTSIIDTKTREKSESSCRAKDEAHKTPGMQIDATEDAYCGADLASLSFIKHGKDLRAFDSAEQDMEYGIGDGGQEETQTHEGSNEEVDLDEEQHSRYEGMLDEAREGFMIKNNKVKRQRKHVNPINPYANADLLEKPSEYVVAKKRVHVREPLVNPLMKDNNTGGVGGEEAKCRRGRAPPERGVFQEKLTRRLDPIMST, from the exons ATGGGCGACGCGAAACAGAAGAAAAAGCTGCGGCCCAGGGACAAGTTCTACCACATGGCCAAGGAGCAAGGTTACCGGAGTCGCGCGGCCATGAAGCTGCTCCAGCTCGACAGAAGCTTCAGCTTCCTCCCGACGGCGCGCGCCGTGCTCGACCTTGGGGCCGCGCCGGGAGGGTGGGTCCAGGTGGCCGTGAGAAGCGCTGCCATTGGggccgtcgtcgtcggcgtcgaccTGAAGCCCATCTGGCCCATCCGCGGCGCGCGCCTCCTCAGGGAGgacatcaccgccaccgccaggtgcagcgctgcCGTGCGCAAGTTCATGGACTCCAAGGGCGTCACCGCGTTCGACGTCGTTCTCCACGACGGAGATGGAAAGAATAAAAAGAGAAAGCGCGGTGGTGAGGAGGCCACCACCACCAGGCAGTCAGCGCTCGTCATCGACGCCGTACGCCTAGCAACCATGTTCCTCGCTcccaaaggcaccttcatcaccaAG TTCATTGGGCCTCATGATTTCGCACCAGTCATGTTCTGTCTCCAACAG CTGTTTGAGAAGGTCCAGGTGGCTAAACTTGAGGCAAGTCGGTCCATGTTGCCTGAACATTATTTTGTCTGTCTGGAATATAAATCCCCCGCAAAGATTCAACCAGAACTTTTTGATCTAAAGCACTTGTTAAATGCGAGTCTAAAAAATAAG CCCAGGGATGAAGTTCGTAGTTCTATGGAGACCAAATCAAGGGG GATCACTATGCATGGAAGCTTTCCATCCTGGAAAGCTTGGAACGCTGGTCGAGCTTCAGATTTTATATGGTCTGAGGCCCAGACAATGCAAGAGTTACTTGTTTCTTTTATGGGAGTTTCATTTGAGGATCCAGAATCTCTGCCTATCAAGAATCATGAGCTTACAACTGAAGAG ATACAAATGTTCTGTGAAAATTTGGATATTCTGGATGAAAAAACCTTAAATCATATCTGGGA ATGGCGCATGCGCATAAGGAAAGCACTGTCTTCATGTTCAACAGTGATACCAAAGCCTGATGTTACTGCGGTGGATGCTAAGGTCAAAGATGATGGCCAACCTGTAGACAAAACGGAAGAATTTACGAGCATCATTGATACAAAGACGAGAGAGAAGAGTGAATCAAGCTGTCGTGCAAAG GATGAAGCACACAAGACACCAGGAATGCAAATCGACGCTACAGAAGATGCTTATTGCGGTGCTGACTTAGCTTCTCTTAGTTTTATCAAG CATGGGAAGGACCTTCGAGCTTTTGATTCAGCAGAGCaagatatggaatatggtattGGAGACGGTGGGCAGGAGGAAACTCAAACTCACGAGGGCTCTAATGAGGAAGTGGATTTGGATGAAGAACAACATAG CAGGTACGAGGGGATGCTGGATGAAGCTCGTGAGGGTTTCATGATTAAAAACAACAAAGTAAAACGGCAACGCAAACATGTGAATCCAATCAATCCCTATGCTAATGCAGATTTGTTAGAG AAGCCCAGTGAGTATGTCGTTGCCAAGAAGAGGGTCCATGTCAGGGAGCCATTGGTGAATCCACTGATGAAGGACAATAATACCGGTGGGGTTGGCGGAGAAGAGGCCAAATGCCGAAGGGGAAGGGCGCCGCCAGAAAGAGGTGTATTCCAAGAAAAGCTGACAAGAAGGCTGGATCCAATCATGTCGACATGA